The window GTCTGATAATCTATAATTGGAGGTAAAGAGCGTTTATTGCAGCATCTCCCATCATGGATCCACGTCCCCCAGCTGCATGCATCCTTTGCCCGCTCTGACGGCCCTAGATGGGAGCTCGTTGAGCCTATTGCACCCGCCACCTCTTGGCCACCGGCGCTGCAGCATGAGACAGCTGAGCGCTGATTGGTCAGAAACGCTCGAATGAtcggtccagagtttgttctgtcTGAGAGGATGAATGAGACGATGACTGCAGCCTATGAGGAAAGCCAGTTGAAGGATGGGATTTAATGTGCTTCTATTTGAATCGAGTCAAAACCGAACTGGAGCTCAGAATGAGTGTGTTCATGTGACAACAGCCGAGTTACCGAGATAAAACCAGGATTATGTAAGTTTGTAAACATGAAAACTattcaaaatgtatttttattagataAAACATTGTTTAATCAATGAGCTCATTTGATTTGTTAATGATTTCATTAATTTTGCTTCTTACAGTTCGCTGGATGTCGGATTTCAGCATTAAATATTAATACATTGCTGCACTTGTGTTTCTTTTTAATTCAGTGAGTCACGCTGAAAGCTTCGCCCAATACTTTCTGCAGACGGTTTGAGGCGCGTTTTGTTGCACCAAGGTGTGAGACTTTGGAGCGGACAGGTCCTTTTAGAGCGCAGAGATCCGGAGAGGATGGGGGGTGGAGGTCAGCAGAATGACCCGGATGAACCGGGCAGCGCGAAGGGGACAGGTGTTTACACCTGGGAGGAGGTCCAGAGACACTGCAGCAGGAACGACCAGTGGCTGGTCATCAACAGGAAGGTGTATAACATCACTCAGTGGgccagaaggcatccaggaggggctcgggtcATCAGTCACTACTCTGGAGAAGATGCTACGGTAATTAAATTTAATTGTTTAAAAAGAGAAACCTAATGCTATTAATTTGCATCATgcatattttttcttttcaagtttTACACCTGAAATAACAACTAGAACTCCAGTGAGTCATTATTTAGTTAACAAaacatctgcaggtctttaacctGCAGTTGCGCTACGGAGTGAACTAAACAGAAAAATACCAACAAATCTAAAATTTGTGGTAAAGTTTGAATAAAAGGTTGGACATTATTATCACATCATTATTACTTTATCGTTGTTGGTATTGGCACAAATGAATAACTAATACAAGGATGAAGAACATGGACATATGAGGGttaaaaaagacaaacaaaaaaaaaacctctgtggggttttttcagcacctctcagCCTCCCACCAAACTTTAGGAGGAACACTGGTGTTTTCTTACAGGTTTGTTGCCACCTGCAGCCATTCATTTATGAACAGATGTCAATCCGTTTTTCTTCCAAGGAAAACATCTGGCTGAAGTTTCAGACAGATGAAACTCACACACAACTGTCATTGTTGGCGTTTGTGTTGTGCGACTCTTTGCTTGTGGTCCACCTGGTCATGTTAGTCTGAAGTTTATTATGGTGCTTGTGGCCGtgctggtgttattgtgtacaatGTTCATACATCCATATACCGTCGTCATGGTTCTAATGAGCTGATGTGATGAGGATCAGGTGTGTTGGATCAGCAATGCCTCACCAGGCTCCTCATCATTTGAGAGCATGAAGGTCATTCTTTGTTTTGCACACACAGCTTCTGCATCTTAACTTTCTGTTAAATAAATGATGAAAGTGTAAAATATCATGTGTTGCCGTTCAGCCAAGGCTATTGACCTAATTCTTAAAGCAAAGGATCTTATTTGAGAACCTCTAAGATGTTGTGTGTGATATTGTTATTAATAGACACTTTTGAACTGGGCTGCAATTTAATTAAACAAAGAAAATACAGATATAATATAAAATATTATTTGTATTCACTTATACAACTGATGTTAACTGGACAAGTGTGATCTTTGACCAGTCTTTACGTGTAACTTGAGTGTGACCTGTAATAAACAGATCACCCCATAGCACAATATTATCTCTAAATGTCATGATTTATTTCTACTCCTGTTTATTGTCTTTCTGGATAAGAATAATGCACATTCTGGTATTTATATCTTAAAATAAAACCAGGGGATGTTTTAAATTTTAAAATAGTGCCATAAGAACCTGGTGAAAAGGCACAAAGTGCACACCATGTCCACTTTTACAGGTTTAATCGGTTAAATGTTGCTAGAATTTTAGTTAGTTCaatgaaaataaaatgaaaattgtaaaaaaaaatcatgcatgAAGCCTGTATTTTTTTccagatgtttttctgtatttctaAAATTACTGAGATTTTTTATGTTTCACAGGAGGCTTTCACTGCTTTTCACCCTGAACTGAGGTTTGTGCAAAagtttctgaagcctctgctggtTGGAGAGTTGGCAGTGACCGAGCCAAACCAGGATCGGAATAAAGATGTGAGTTTTTGCACTCATCTCCTACGTAGACAGGAAGTCAGATAGTttgcttaaccctctggaggcaggcgttgcagatttgcgacGTAACAACCTACCTAccaggttactccacatacgtatttaatgagcatttttaaactcagaagtacccctgaaggacttagttgttcgtccttttatcaaaacttattttgagcctgagagggttaaaccacAGGATCCTGCCTTTGGTGAATAATTGTGAATGACCTGGTGACATTTAAACATGCAGAAACAGGCTTAATTGTAAAAAACTTGACATGTTGTTCAGACACTTTGTTTAAAATAGTAACAACAAAATCtacacaattgtgataaaaatgatCACAATTTGTTAAAAGTTACATTTGGCCTATGTGTTCCTTTAGTTCCAATCAGGAAGTTTTCAGCTTTagtttgtttcttcttctctgcttcCAGGCAACAATCATAGAGGATTTTGAACATTTACGAGCTCAGGTGGAGAAGGAGGGTCTGCTTCAGTCCAAGCCTCTGTTCTTCTGCCTCCATCTGGGTCACATCCTGCTGCTGGAAGTCCTCGCCTGGCTGATGGTCTCCTACTGGGGGACAAGCTGGACGCTGACATTACTGTGTGCAGTGATGCTGGCAACTGCTCAGGTAGCATAAATAAAATTCATGTTACTCAAAAAACAtcaaaaaatgtcattaaaaatgtCTAATGATCCTTCATCGTCTGCTTCATCAGTCGCAGGCCGGATGGTTGCAGCATGACTTCGGTCACCTTTCTGTCTTCAAGAAGTCCAAATGGAATCACCTGGTGCACAAGTTTGTCATCGGGCATTTAAAGGTAACCCTTCTAGATTTCTGAAAGTCTGTTTTTATGTCAAACAAAAACTGATTATTTTTCAGGGAGCTTCAGCCAACTGGTGGAACCATCGACATTTCCAGCATCACGCCAAGCCAAACATCTTCAGGAAGGACCCTGATGTCAACATGTTGCATGTTTTTGTGCTTGGAAACACCCAACCTGTGGAGGTGAGTAGCACAGGCATCTTTACCATTACACACAGCTCACCTGCTGATCTAACTCTGAACTCTCTGTTACAGTACGGCATTAAAAAGATCAAACACATGCCCTATAATCACCAACATAAATACTTCTTTCTCGGTAAGTCTGCTTGAAGTGAAAGATAAAAGCACTAAAATAAAAGTAAAGGATTTCTTGGAATAAATCACATTTCCTTTGCAGTGGGACCGCCGCTGCTCATCCCAGTTTACTTTCACATTCAGATCATGCAAACCATGATTACTCACCGTCACTGGGCGGTAAGATTCCAGTTCAGATGCAACAAAACCTTGATGCTGGTTATTATTTCAGATTAGCATTTGATGCACTTATAATTGTTTAAATATAAAATGACTGTGACTAAATGAACT is drawn from Nothobranchius furzeri strain GRZ-AD chromosome 4, NfurGRZ-RIMD1, whole genome shotgun sequence and contains these coding sequences:
- the LOC107388683 gene encoding acyl-CoA Delta-4 desaturase; the encoded protein is MGGGGQQNDPDEPGSAKGTGVYTWEEVQRHCSRNDQWLVINRKVYNITQWARRHPGGARVISHYSGEDATEAFTAFHPELRFVQKFLKPLLVGELAVTEPNQDRNKDATIIEDFEHLRAQVEKEGLLQSKPLFFCLHLGHILLLEVLAWLMVSYWGTSWTLTLLCAVMLATAQSQAGWLQHDFGHLSVFKKSKWNHLVHKFVIGHLKGASANWWNHRHFQHHAKPNIFRKDPDVNMLHVFVLGNTQPVEYGIKKIKHMPYNHQHKYFFLVGPPLLIPVYFHIQIMQTMITHRHWADLVCSLSYYFRYFYCYTPLYGFFGSLALMTFVRFLESHWFVWVTQMNHIPMEIEYEKRQDWLTMQLQATCNIEQSFFNDWFSGHLNFQIEHHLFPMMPRHNYHLVAQRVRALCEKHGVSYEIKSLWRGMADVVSSLKKSGDLWLDAYLHK